The window cgggttgaagcgattctcatgcctcagcctcccgagtagctgggattacaggtatgcaccaccacgcccagctaattttgtatttttagtagagatggggtttctccaccatgcccggcccatgaaatcgatttttaaaaagtaaattacaggccgggcgcagtggctcacgcctgtaatcccagcactttgggaggccgaggcaggcggatcacctgaggtcgggagttcgagaccagcctgaccaacatggcaaaatcccgtctctactaaaaatacaaaaattagccaggcatgctgttgggcacctgtaatcccagctactcgagaggctgaggcaggagaatcgcctgaacctgggaggtagaggttgcagtaagccaagatcgtgccattgcattccagcctgggcaacagagtgagactccatctcaaaaaaaaaaaaaagaatctatttcATGAGATTGTAGAAGGGAGTAAAGGAGTGGAGGAAAGGAAGTCTATGAGCCACTGGGCTAGAGGCCCTTTCCTTTCTGTGGAAAAGCTCAGTTCTTGCCATCTGAAGACAGAGGTGGCTGACTGCAATAATAATATAAGGAGTCAGAAAGGTACCCTGTCTCCCATTTCATATTGCCTAAGAACCAGCCTTTCCATATTGCCTGACAGTCAAATTGTTAAAGTTGcttattttgtttaaggaagcAATTTTCAAAGTATGTTCACACCCTAAAGGTGTTAATAGAATTCCCAGGGGCCCAAGGATTGGTTAAGTTTAAGACAGATTTGGTGAAACAGTGTTAAATTCTCTTACTCAATTCTCGCAGCCTTTTAATTGTGCTTGTTATTTTTCTCAGAAGGGGATTTAGCATTTAACTCTTCAaggatttttatgttttcttgggCCATACTTTAGGAATAGTTGGCTTAATGCAGCACTTCGAAGAGGACGACATTTTGGGTGGGATTTCAGAAAGCCCCACCAAACTGATTTAAATCAATAAGGAACTAGTTAGGCTCACGCAACAAGAATGTTTGGCATAGATTGTCCAGGCTGGTACAGTACCTAACTGATGTCCAGGAACCAGGCTTATTCTGTGTTCCTGCCCTGGCATCCATAGCTCATATTACTCACCTCATGGCTCCAGGGTGGCTGCAGTGCCACCAGACAGAATGAGGTAAGAAGAATGAGGAAGGGCAAAATGCAAAGGACTCTCCCTTAGTCTTTGTCTTCTTATCCAGTCACCTAGATAAGTTCTGCTTACATCATTGCCTAGATGAGAAGATAAAGGTTTCAGCCTTTTAGCTGTTACTTAGTCACATGATGGTAaagatggggatacattctgagataTGCAATGTTAGGCAATTTTGTAGTTGTaggaacatcatagaatgtacctACAtgaacctagatggtatagcctactacacacctaggctatgtggtgtGGCCTATTGTTCCTAGACTACAAACCCGTGCAGCAAGTTACTGTTCTGACTACTATATGCAGttgtaacataatggtaagtatttgtgtatctaaacatatctgtggctgggcatggtggctcacgcctataatctcggcactttgggaggtggcagagggagaattgcttgagcccaggagttgaaggcctgcctgggcaacacagtgagacctcattcctacaaaaaaattttgaaaaattagccaagtggctgggcgcagtggctcacacttgtaatctcagcactttgggaggcggaggcgggcagatcatgaggtcaggagttcgagaccagcctggccaacatggcgaaaccccatctctactaaaaatacaaaaattagctgggtgtggtgtcacatccctgtaatcccagctactcgggaggccgaggcaggggaatcgcttgaactggggaggcagaggttgcagtgagccgagatcgtgccattgcactccagcctgggcaacaagagtgaaactccgcctcaggaaaaaaaaaaaaaaaaggcatggttgcacacacctgtagtgtAGTACCAGTTCcttgggggaggctgaggtgagaggatcacttgagcttcggaggtgaggctgcagtgagccacattCGCAAcccagcactccagcttgggcaacagagcgagaccctgtctcaaaaaaaaaacccaaaaacaaatacttacatctaaacatggaaaaggtacagtaaaaatatggtattgtaatcttttttaacaaattttttggccgggcgcagtggctcatgcctgtaatcccagcactttgggaggccgaggtgagcggatcacgaggtcaggagatcgagaccatcctgtctaacatgctgaaaccccatctctactaaaaatacaaaaaattagcctagccgggcacggtggcaggcgcctgtaatcctagctacgcaggaggctgaggcaggagaacggcgtgaacccgggaggcagagcttgcagtgagctgagatcgtgccactgccctccagcctgggcaacagagtgagactccgtctcaaaaaaaaaaaaaaaaaaggaaaaaaaatttaacttttaggttcagggctacatatgcaggttagttatgtaggtaaactcttgtcatgggggtttgatgtacagattatttcgccACCCatgtactaagcctagtacccagtagttattttttctgtttctctctcaccTCCTACTCCAccctctggtaggccccagtgtctgtggtTCCcctttttgtgtctatgtgttctcatcaaaatacagtattataatcttatagcACCACCATTATATATGCAGTCGGTCATTAACCAAAACAttattatgcagtgcatgactgtatttgaGGGCATCAAAGGAAAAGGAGGATGGtgatagctttatttttaatcttagtAAAGAGTCCCTCTGATTCCCAAGGCCCTTGTAATTCCTGGCTCTTGGTCTTCCAGGTGCTACGCATGATGGTCGGAGTAAATATCTCAGATGAGCAGCTGGGCAGCATCGCAGACAGGACCATTCAGGAGGCTGATCAGGATGGGGACAGTGCCATATCTTTCACAGAATTTGTTAAGGTTGGTCACTTACTTCTTGTTTGAAAAAGTTACGTTttagtggctgggcgcggtggcttacgcctgtaatcccagcactttaggaggccaaggtgggcggatcacgaggtcaggagttcaagaccagcctggctaacatggtgaaacctcatctgtactaaaaatacaaaaattagccaggcgtggtggcgcgtgcctgtaatcccagctacttgggaggctgaggcaggagaatcgcttgaacccaggaggccaaggttgcagtgagccgagaccacaccactgcactccagcctggcaacagagtgagactctgcctccaaaaaaaaaaaaaaaagttacgttTTACTGCACAGGAGGAAGGGGGGAAAACATTACTCAGATAAGAGCTTGGGAGTGTTGTAATCTTCATAACCTTTGTAACTGTTACTGGTTTTCTCCCCCAGGTTTTGGAGAAGGTGGATGTAGAACAGAAAATGAGCATCCGATTTCTTCACTAAAGGAGACCAAACTGTTCCTTGCGGTCTAGTATTTAAGAACTGGAACTTGAAAGTCCTCCTTCTACCAACTCCACCTCCACCCCCTCATTCCCCTTCTCCCAAAGTACTACTGCTGTTGCATGACAACCCCAAATATGTTCTGTCAACACAAACCTGCCTTTGGTGTATAAACAGGGCATTACAGAATGGTACACCCTATATATTTCTGTTCAGTATCCATTCACTAgttcttcatttataaatatcATCTTCCCCATTCTGCTGCTGAATGCCACACATCCATCCAGTCTGAGAAAGTGAGAGAGGCAATCATGCCAAGAACAAGCCAGCAAAGCTCTTTCACCAGATGTAGACTGTAGCCCTGCTGCCTTCCCTCCAGCGAGTCTGCC is drawn from Homo sapiens chromosome 15, GRCh38.p14 Primary Assembly and contains these coding sequences:
- the CHP1 gene encoding calcineurin B homologous protein 1 isoform X2; the protein is MRTLAHFRPIEDNEKSKDVNGPEPLNSRSNKLHFAFRLYDLDKDEKISRDELLQVLRMMVGVNISDEQLGSIADRTIQEADQDGDSAISFTEFVKVLEKVDVEQKMSIRFLH